The Brachyhypopomus gauderio isolate BG-103 chromosome 1, BGAUD_0.2, whole genome shotgun sequence genome includes a window with the following:
- the LOC143521268 gene encoding uncharacterized protein LOC143521268 produces MGTSTSHELDDVSTAGLFRLAQSVDMMPDIGIDATLIKYSGTDSAAVLREYSNHLRILSTANGYVDKLGSTLISYSGAVNSVGLAALVISFMLDLAMRPAATDSGDTLNMLRRVFAEEKASDVRDSMHEYMKRLGMHLRDPVKALEDTERLEKQLSGQLTRLRNSMLHDNQMSSRSMKHWVNGAAFHSQMLVHAARLKTTSTNSDFDVYLNSVRAAVDMYRNDLRDLLNKYKDYKRSTILMDEPLRYSCVKYGCKDVKCEMKDDETKTSLNFLYYINFWEFTPNCYGLFTDYVNYMFTDWNQIKELNEYFTNLKDNTRELIKQHDTFNV; encoded by the coding sequence ATGGGCACGAGCACTTCTCATGAGTTGGACGATGTCTCTACCGCGGGGTTATTCAGATTAGCTCAGTCAGTTGATATGATGCCCGATATTGGCATAGACGCCACTTTAATAAAGTATTCAGGAACGGATTCAGCAGCAGTATTACGTGAGTACTCCAACCATCTACGCATCCTCAGCACTGCCAATGGCTACGTGGACAAACTGGGTTCTACTTTGATCAGCTACAGTGGCGCAGTTAACTCCGTGGGATTAGCGGCTCTGGTCATCTCCTTCATGCTGGACCTGGCGATGCGTCCTGCAGCGACGGACAGCGGCGACACCCTGAACATGTTACGGCGCGTGTTTGCGGAGGAGAAGGCGTCGGACGTGAGAGACTCTATGCACGAGTATATGAAACGACTCGGGATGCATTTGCGCGATCCGGTGAAGGCGCTAGAAGACACCGAACGTCTTGAGAAACAGTTAAGCGGCCAGCTGACCCGTCTCAGGAACTCCATGTTGCACGACAACCAGATGAGCTCGCGCTCCATGAAGCACTGGGTGAACGGCGCAGCGTTCCACTCTCAGATGCTCGTGCACGCGGCCCGACTGAAGACGACCAGCACCAACTCGGACTTTGATGTTTACCTGAACTCTGTTAGGGCTGCGGTTGACATGTACCGAAACGATCTACGAGATCTGTTAAATAAGTACAAGGACTACAAACGGTCTACGATATTGATGGATGAACCTCTCCGTTATTCTTGTGTTAAATATGGATGTAAAGATGTGAAATGCGAAATGAAAGATGATGAGACTAAAACGTCTCTGAATTTTCTTTATTATATAAATTTCTGGGAGTTTACGCCTAATTGTTATGGCTTGTTCACTGACTATGTCAACTACATGTTTACTGATTGGAACCAGATCAAAGAGCTGAACGAGTATTTCACCAACCTTAAGGACAACACGAGGGAGCTCATAAAACAACATGATACTTTCAACGTGTGA